The DNA segment gtttcttgatcatcaGATCAGCAtgtgagaatgatttctgaaggatcatgtgacactcaagactggagtaatgatgctgaaaatctatcataggaataaatcacatttatacatacattcaaacagaaaacatccATCCAACaagttattttttcatttttaatctaataaatgtAGCCTTAATGAGCATAAGTCTTTTATAGACGTCTAAAAACTTTTCAGAAACATGAAAAAGTTTTATTAAACTGAATGGTCCATTGTCTTAAAACTGACAGTGAATtcaaagtctatatatatatatatatatatatatatatatatatatatatatatatatatatatatatatatatattacacatactACAGATAAACATATATCTTTATTGTTCATTTAATCTGTTAACATGTATTCATTACATCATTCTACATCTGAAACAGACCAAATCAAAATCTAAAGATATGAGGAAGACAATAATATTACATGCTGAGCTGCGATTAACAAGTCAACTCAGACTTAAATTATGACCTTCAATGGCTGTTATTGTCAGTCATTACATTGTTTTTTACAAGACATGTTGGCGCTCACAAAATACAATTAATCCTGATGAGTAGTAAACGAGGCCTGTGTGGGTGAATGAAATGTGATGATTCATTTATTTGCTTATGCTGGAGTCTTGGCACGCCATTTCAGTGTGGCGGTGCACATATGTGTGAACATGCATGCTGTGTTCTGCCCTTCAAGGCACAGAGGAGCCGTttgggctctgttccaaaaccttgtGACCTGCTTTGCTGTTTACAGAATACATATCATAACTGAAATTAAACTCTTAAAGGATGCTCTGCATTGGCAGAAACTCGTACAAATGGTGCTCTTTGCATAAAAGGATTTTTAAAGGATTTTGGTGTTGGCATGATGCTAAGCTAATGGCATGACAATCAAATAAGCACAACATCCCACATGGAAAAGCACTTGAATTAATTTGTTGCTTTAATTCTATAGTTGCTGTGGTAATATAACAACTATAGTAATATaaacggtcccactttatattaggtggccttaactacaatgtacttacataaaaaataagtacaatgtacttattttgttcatattgtattgtaaaacacttttgctgctattgaggtgggatggggtaaggttagggagagggttggaggtatgggtaagtttaagggtgggttaaggtgtaaagtatgggtcaacagtgtaattataaatgtaattacagaaattaaatacagatgtaattacatgtcattttttttttaaatgtaagtacaatgtcaaaatatgtatgtacacaataagtacattgtactacaatattaattaaaatgtaagtacatagtagtcaaggccacttaatataaagtgggtccatataAACAAATTACTAGTAAAGTACactactgtatatttattatagtttatCAGTTCGCTATAGTTAATACTATACAGTTTGCTATAGCATTCATTTAAGTtctgtaaatactataatatatacagtataatatactattatagtatggttcaaaaacactatagtattactataaattactatagtattttttcatgTGGGATGTCACAGTACACACAAATAGAGAGTGAAATAGTAAATTTTGAATTGTCCTCTGAACTGTTATTTGGATTACATTCGTTAAGCAAAACAACtcacatgttcaaggcccagaaaggtagtaaggacatcattaaaatagtccatgtgacatccgcAGTTCAGCTGTAATGTTACAAAGCTAagagaacacttttttttgcacaaagaaaacaataatagcaAACTTTAATCAACAATTCTTCTCGTTCGTGGCAGTCTTTGATGTCacgtggactattttaatgatgtccttactacctttctgggtcttgaatgtggtagttcccttgctgtctatggagggtcagaaagcagatatcttaatttgtgttctgaaggtgaatgaaggtttggaatgacttggagtaattaatgacaaatttgaaattttttaaatctctttaaCTGAAGTATACTTTTGAGTTTAAGTAGGCAGCTCAGTAGGTTCTGGAAGAGAGTGTCCAGTagaactgtgtgtgttttcagtagAACGTTCCTGCTACCTGCTGGCTCTCCAAAGTTCAACTCATCACGCTGGGCAGATTCTATAAATTACAGTGCCACTTTCTCCTCGGCAACAACTCGGGAGTGTGGCGTAACTGGAGCCAGGAGCAGGATTCCTCAGCTCAGTGTGAGGGGCAGGGTGACAGGCCGGGCGTCAGCGGGTCCAGCGGACAGGAAGGAAAAAAAACCTGTTGACATACATAGAGCACTTGGAAATCAAGCATCTCAGAGCAGTTTACGCAAGCAGTGAAGAAGTACATGCGGTCAGGTGGACGACATTCCTCACTCAGCACTGCTAACATGGGCCCGGTGCAGAGCAGAGGTCAGGACAGGAAGTCTCCCTCAAGCTGACTCACAAACACAGGATGCACAGAAGGCTATACTTTTCTGCAGTAAAAATACCCTCATCTTCGGGTGCTGAAAACGCAACTTTGTCTGTTCTTTTGACCTGCTATTTCTGTGAGCCGCTGTTTTTCCTTTCGAGTTGCGCACAGCTCTGTGTCAGACCTGTCAGAAATCACGCATACATTTTCATCTGCGCTCATTTGGTTAAAGAGTGATGAGTTTGTAACTGGACGGCTGAGGAATGCGGTGTGGAATTGCATTTGAGGTTCCAGTTTCTCGTGGACGGGAAGAGATTTATGAGGAAGTCTTGGCTGATGGGGCAGAGGTGGTGTGCggctgactctctctctctctttctccttcgcCTCCATAAGTTACAGGATGTGTGCACTTTACAATGATGTTTTTAGAGGACACTGGGAAAATCCCAACAAACTTGACGAAAGAGTGCAAACTCTTACATAACATAGGGCTCTTGAAAACAAAACCGGTTACACTCAGACACGCCTCATGTTCTAATAATACACTCTTAACCAGAGCtgggcaataaatatatatttgatacttACAATATTCCCAAGGATGTGTTAGTGGTATGTATAAAATCAAGCAACTTTgctgtaaatattaatttgtacttattttacaatatcattttgtagtatataataatgtaataatgcaaTATTTCCTAATAACATGCTATTTAGCAAGTTTCGCAGCTAAATTAAACAGTATCATGAGAACTGTTTGTCACccaattggggggggggggggggttcaaaaGTACATGCATTAAAAAGGGATGCTAAAAACAGAGCTgattttgacaaggtaaaaaggaTGTTGTATGTTACTATGTtaaatttaaaagttattttcattgagaccctaaagaatcatatcaacttgtggacaATGGGCATCCAATGACTCCTTTAAAACAACAACAGTCAAAATTTAAATATCATCTATTAATAATTCCATAACACTATGCACTTGTACAGATATTCTAGACTCGTACAGTTCAGTCCTGGTACATCACAGAATAGCTATGGATTTGTATGTAGTATAGTCCATACAAAAACACGTGCCCCTTGAGTCTGGTGTACGGGTGTATGGAGTGCAGAGAGGTCTCTGGTCTTTTTTGACATATCCAGgacaccaaataaataaataattatcttaCCATTTCTATGggaattttactttttttgtaattccATTTATTCCCAATGTGAATTCTCATTACATGTATTCTGAACTTATTATTGTATTGAAggaatatgttaaaatatatgtgtgtttttttttaaatcagcttaCATAAACagtaatgtttcacttttttttactgtattcatGGGCATTTCACTTATTAGCTTTTTGTAATTCCATTTATTCTGAATGGGGATTCTCATTTCTGTCATTCcaaactataaatataaatatattacattgcattaaaataatgaaaggGAGAAAATGTGCTCAGTTTAAGTATAATTCCTTTTtagtctttcttttgtttttccagTAAAATGTAACCCTGATTTTCTGTTGCTCCGTGATGCAGAGATCACTGTCATCAGTGACATGTCAATTTCAGTGTGATTCGCCCAACTGCAGTTCTCTCGGGCACTGGACAGCATGGTGGATGTGAAAATCTGCTGAAGGATTTGGGGGATCTGCTTGGTGTCCATGGTGACAAAAGATCGCCCGGCCGGCAGTGTCCTCTGGAGCCTGGATGtcggagagaaagaaaagagccCCCACATCAAACATTAACAATGCAAATGAGCTTTTCCTCCCCAGTTCCTACTCCTGCCTAGGAGGGACAATGGCTGTCATTCACAGTGGGGCTGATCAGATACAGGGGCTTGGGAAAAGCCTGTCGGTTAAGAGGCTGAAAGCAAAGTCCTTTCACTTAGCTGCCACCCCTCCCTCCTCACTAATCATTCATTACTGTCATTTAGTCCCTTTAAAAAGAAGACACATGGACTGCTCTTTAAATCACGGAGGCCATGAAAAGACAGTCTATATGGGACATGTCCGACCACCACAGTGGCGCCTTCCGCATGCCTTCAAGCTCTCCTTATGTGCCCTCTGTGAGTCAAGACCCACAAAATCCACCAAATAACATGAACAATGCACCAAAGAGAGCTTACATGAGCCTATAGACTCTTGTCTTTTATTGGAAAAAGGACTTACAAATCACACAGGCCACAGTAAAGAGATGACAGAAAGGGAATGCTAATTACATTTCGAACTCATTATACCTTATATTGCCGCCCTAAACATTCGAGACTTTGCACTGCAATTAGCACTGAGATGGCCCTTGTTTTTCTTAAGTGAACTCTAGAAACAAACTTTCCCTGCACGGCAGTTCTGCTGAAATGCCACTGGCTGCTTCTAATCCAGGCTTAACCTTTAACCAAGCACACTAATGTTTAACATGCAAACTGCTGCGGGACATCGACCTCACCTGTCCGCCTGATCTCCCAGGGAACAGATGAAGACGGCGAACGCATTGACCTGCGGGTTACTGGTGAGGGTGCATGCGAACCGGTCGAGGCTGATCCTGTAGCGCTCCAGGTTGGTGTCTCTCAGCATGATGACGAAATGCTTGTCGCTTCTTCATGCGTCAGCTCCTTCATGGCATGTTCGGTGCCCTCCTGCGTGTAGTCTCCACTCATGCAGAACTGCGAGTGGACATGCATGGTCTCGGACGGTGGCGTACAGCAGAAGAAGAGGTTATAATGCATATTCAGACCATATACGAAACAGTTTGTTTTGAGTGCACTTCCTGTGGGTTGGCTGGCGCACACAGTTTACACATTGAAGTTAAAtacaaaaacagccagaagccttggagttatgattgatgatcagttgactttctcagaccacattgctaaaactgtccgatcctgcagatttgctttattcaacattaagGAGATCAGGCCCTTtcggatcatgctgcacaactccttgttcaagctcttgttctgtccaggctggactattgcaatgctctcttggcaggtcttccagtcagttttatcaaacctttacagcagcaagatacatttttaatgagccaaaaagaattcACGTCACACCTctttttatcaatttgcactggctagcAATAgatgctcgcataaaattcaaggcattgatgtttgcctacaaaaccaccactggatCTGTACCTTTACCTAagttcattacttcagacttatgtgcccctctagaagcttgcattctgcaagtgaacgtcgcttgattgtgccatcccaaagaaacacaaagacacttttatggacttttaaattaaatgttccctcctggtggaatgacctccccaactcaatccgagcagctcaACTCAATCCGAGTACCATCTTCAAGAAAAGGgcttaaaaaaaacatctcttccatctttatttgaccctctaacttttgcactcactattctaatttaattcttaaaagtgtattctatataatttattttcaattttatacaattataaaaaagacctctaacactagcttgcttcattctttttctattctattggttttctttttatttattttattatttaaaagcttttgctatgtgtactgtgttcaACCTTACTGAGACTTCTTATAGCActtacatatcattgctcttttgttgcttttaattgcttccattgtcctcatttgtaaatcactttggataaaagcatctgctaaatgactaaatgtaatgtaagttGATTCTGGACAACACATCAGTATTTTTGCACATGGTTAATAGTCTAAAATATGCCGCacttccaccgcaggaactttacccaggaactagggactttgggatGGTGTTTCCatcgcaggaaccaggaactaaataaagttctgggtaaaaaaatgcctCTCAGAAAGTCCCAGCTGTAgttctttttcaaagttccggaagtttctggggcgggacttgggcactaaacatcctgattggttgagttcacgcagcattggttgagttcaaccaccatttattcagattatttcctaaatattactgttattgtgtcatgaaatttagttttaaatgtatttcaggcgagaatgtagttattttaaactcaaatctgcagtttatttaaaaagattaaaaaatgtgttttgttgattTCGGAGATGatcagctccacgcgatcagtggGAGCTCAGTGCTCATTTTCACTGACTAGAGCAGTCTCGACTCGACTAGCCCTTCTGACATTAGCCGCTAGCTCTTacgtctctttagtggttaaacataacatataattcgttttggattaatttaacaggtaatctttggtctttattcaactAATccattaatttgttaaaataaaaaataaaaagaggctatataaaaatgtatgctaTACATGTAGGCTTTTCCATTTCCATTAACTACATTTCTGCGGCTATTagtatgtttaaatgaaatgaaaggaGGCGACAGTGTTTATATCATATTTTGTCTTATTGttaatatacagagaggaaaactgcagtagccaaggcgagctgactgatgttattaagtatgctgctgtttgcagaattactggTCTTACGTCGTCCCGTCCGCAGGAGATCACACTCCCAAATCGAACTCGCAAAGTCCTAACAATtgaggatgcaagtccaaaatttgcatactttgtattgagaaacgcaggCAGTTTTActtcaccagactatttgcctaatcttcatgGTACTTTAGACCgtggtggaaatgcagaaagcaacaggtctgggggaaaaaaGTTTGGTGGAAttgcggtggaaacgcagctaTAGCTGCTGGAGGATTATCTGCCTCATTTGAGCATACTAGTTTTTTTACCTGCTGTCCGATTAGACACACTTTCAACTTGTTTGAAATTTGAGCTGGCACACACTAGAACAGCACAGGCACActttgacatataagaggtcattgtgttataaagacatcctgtaagtttcagaactctacactttcttgttagtctaaaaacagcttatattgaagccataTACGAAACAGGGCCTTATATTGAAGCCAGTCCGCCAAATCGACagtcagactgcattggtttagcATATGTTCTGTTCTTTGATGTGTTAGTGTGGATAAGCACCGCCTCCACAGAAGATGATCAACGCCTGCttatacatcactgcctgtttagccccatccaggaaataaaaatattacaataggTAAATGACAAGAGCAGAAAATGCAGGTATACACAGAAACCaaagaataaaattaatttgaagaaatgtattctTCATAGTTCACTTCATTTTACCACGGATTTGTTTCCAAACAAAGCCAAATTTGATGCAGATTTTCAAAAGATTAAACTAAAGGTCAATGCTGTGCCAACTATATTGGATCTGACAGTAATGTCGCAACccacaagtgtgagtaactgttttcaTTACATGATCACTATCGCTTTATCTATTAAACAGAGCGTTTGAtgaattttttatgcatttttaacctaaatcacagcagtgtGAAAGCTGTGAAAGATGTAGACGTCAAAAGCAACTgatagccaatcatagcagtgggcgtttacttcTGAGTCTACAATCTGCCACGCCTTTCCAAACACAGCGTTGCCAAAAGCGTTCTAATAAGGGGGgtaaaaacaggacagaaaatagcctattactttaaaattaggatgcttttgatgttaatattttaataatattttaagttgaCCTCAGAaatcagtacaaaataaaaaaaaaacacaaagggaATTCATGACAACTTTAAAGGATTTTTTGCAGTGATGGCTGAAACCTGGGTAACTAGAATtttgctttggaaaaaaaatggGATTGTTCCAGTTTTTAAGGCCCCAATCTGGCTGCAGTCGTGCGTCAGTGAATCCCAGAGAACATCTCTGAGAATTTATGCTTGACTTTCTTCCTGATGTGGTCACATAAGACAATAGGAGGAATTCTAGGAGTAACGCTGTCTCCTACGTCAGCACATGTGAATTCATAAGAGCATCGACTTCAAAACAAACACGGGAAATGAGGTCACCCCTGCATCACAGAAGCATTACTGTACCTTCAAAACATTCAGCCTCTCTTTGCTGTTCTTGGGCACTTTGTCACATCTGACCAGCTCTATGTCAAACCCGTCTCCAGAGTGCCACATAATATCATactgcagaagaaaaaaacaggtagGAGGAGAAGTGTTAGACCACACTGCTAAGAAAACAACAAGCCAAACAATGATCTGCCCAATGCAGTGTACAATagggtatttttgtcattttagattTCTGAGATGTGTCAAAAATGGACATCAAGATGAGACACATTTGACAAGTGAGACAGGACACACACCACAATACTGGATAATACTCTACCATATAACTGTACAACAGTTTCTGTCTGGAATCCATCACAAAGAAAACTCAAAGTTTTAGAACATTTATGTAGACTTTGCGATCAGAATCTCAGAGATTAATTTTTTCACAGATAATAAAGTTTATTCCATAAACAGCATTTACTTCCAAGTCACAAAATCCTTGTGATGTGATGCTGATGTAAATAAGTTATTATTACATAACCATCTGGATGGCAAACACATAGT comes from the Carassius gibelio isolate Cgi1373 ecotype wild population from Czech Republic chromosome B9, carGib1.2-hapl.c, whole genome shotgun sequence genome and includes:
- the LOC127965334 gene encoding von Willebrand factor A domain-containing protein 8-like: MLRDTNLERYRISLDRFACTLTSNPQVNAFAVFICSLGDQADRLQRTLPAGRSFVTMDTKQIPQILQQIFTSTMLSSARENCSWANHTEIDMSLMTVISASRSNRKSGLHFTGKTKERLKRNYT